The genomic region TGTTTCGGGCCGTTTACAATGCGTTTCCGAGAATAAATTCTAAATCTACAGAGCACCAGGTACGCGATGATATGGCCGGAAAAGGCTGTTGACGGCCGGAGACTGCCAAATACAGCTGCATATGTATTCGTAAAAAAGTTAGATACTTAGGGGCGGTAATGACTTTTCGTCCCGTTAAACTAAACACTAACACACAAGGTAAAAATCCTATATCACCCCCATATTCCAATTTATATACAGACACGTTTCCAAACGTTTCTGACACTTTTTCGGCTTTTTCTGACACGTTTCTGGTGTATCAGAGAACATATTATGAATATACAAGGAACTAGGTATACGCGATGGTATGGCCGGAAAAGACTGTTGACGGCCAGAGACTGTTGGATACGGCTGTATACATATCAGTAAATAAGTCAGATACCTGGGGGCATGGGCATCAATGACTATTCGTCCCTAAAGTGTTAAGCTAAACACTCAAACATTAAGCTGAAAAGTTTGTATTACCCCCACGATCCAATATATTTACAGACGTGTTTCCGGTATTTTCAAGAACAGATTTTGACCCTACAAGGGCGGGTACACGATGGTGTAGCCGGAAAAAGCTGTTGACTGCTGGAGACTGTTGGATACGTATCCGACTATCCGTAGATAAGTCGCATACCCGAGGGCAGTAATGACTTTTTATCCCTAAAGTGTTAAGCTAAACACTCACACACACTAAGGTGAAAAGTTGGTATTACCCCAGGATCCAATTTATTTACAGACGTGTTTGCAAACGTTTTCGATGCGTTCCCGACCGTTTCGCGTTTCCGGTGTTTCTGTGAACAGATTCTGAATCTGCAGACCAGGTACGCGATGATATGGCCGGAAAAGTCTTTTGATGGCCGGAGACTGCCGGATACGCCTATATACGTATCCGGAAATAAGTGGGATATGTGAGGCCAATAATGACTTTTTATCTATATACCTCATTTCACTTCCTTCTTCTATCAAAATCTCAGCTCCTCTCAACCCATCTCTGCAGAAACCATGGACGTTCTCTCAGTCTCGTCCCCTCTCTTCTCCTCAACCCCCAAGCTCTCCCACACCTTCTCCCCAAAACCCATCTCCCTCTTCCCCTCTTCCTCATCTTCACGCCTCCCCACCATCAAATCCGTCTCTCTCCAAACCCCAAAACCCTCCTTCTCGTTCTCCAAGGCCCACTCAACTAACCCTTCCGTTCTTCTCAGCTCCGCGCCCCAGACGCCGGCGACGGCCATGAGAGGCGCCGAGGGCGACGCCATGGGGCTGCTGCTGAGGGAGAGGATTGTCTTTTTGGGTAGTAGTATTGATGACTTTGTGGCTGACTCTATTATCAGCCAGCTGCTTCTGTTGGATGCTCAGGACCCCAAGAAGGATATTAAGCTCTTTATTAACTCCACTGGGGGCTCTCTCAGGTTTGTATTGCTCTTTTCGCATCTGGGTTTGTTTCAATTTTATGTTTTGTTGGTTGAATGATATAAAGATGTTAGCTTTTTCGACTTGAGAACAGTTGTGATTGGTAAAGGACACATTTTTAGATTGCATTTCAGTCATTTGGGCTTGACAATTTATGATAAAAAGAACCATTGAAATTGTTGTTTATGTGTAATGAGGACTTGACGGCGTGGTGCTAGTTGATTGTTTATGATAATAGAGTAAGGTGCATGTATTGGGTGAGATTGAGAAGTAAAGTGGAATTTGATTTTAGTATTAGACAGGGTTCTAAGACAGGTAAGTGCCATTATGGCATTGTGGCAAGGACACACTTTACCCTCCCACGCTAGCGCTTAGGATTCCAGGTTGTTGTCCCTTAGTGGTCGAAGTTATTTGTATAAACAGACATATGTGTTATCCCGTGTCCTTCTCATTTATCACTTGAAGAGAAGTAACCTAAGATATCCGTAGTAAGGTATGAGTAAGACCGAAGCTTAATCAAATAGGGGATGTCATGTCTTGTAGGATTTATAATACCCTTTGGCCTTGTGGGAGTTACAGTTCAGAGTAGTTTAGCAGTTGTAGTCCACCTCAGGTGGAGGTGGAATGTACAGAGAAAAAGTTGGTGAAGGGTGACACCTAGAGTCGGGATGGATGATGATTATGCTATGATGGTGCTGTTTGCATTTAGCTCAACCTTAAACTCTGAGGTGGAATGTATAGAGAAAAAGTTGGTGAAGGGTGACACCTAGAGTCGGATGGATGATGATTATGCTATGATGGTGCTGTTTGCATTTAGCTTGACCTCTCAGGTGGAGGTGGAATTTATGGAGAAAAGGTTGGTGAAGGGTGACACCTAGAGTCGGATGGATGATGATTATGCTATGATGGTGCTGTTTGCATTTTGCTCGACCTTAAACTTTTTGTGCTTAACAGATGAATGGGTTTGTTAGCATGCATGCACAGCTGGGTGACTCGCTCACTGGAATCACCGAATGCATAATAAATTTAATTGCAATGGATGAATCATGATCTTGTAACATAGGGACTAAAGATCTTGCTTAACTATCATCTTGAGCTTTGTTCTTCTGTATATGCTTCATTGTTCCCTTGCTGCATGTCCTTGTTGATTTCTGACTTGCCTTTTTTCTGTTATGTCAGTGCCACAATGGCCATATATGATGTCGTTCAGCTTGTGAGGGCTGATGTCTCTACAATTGCGCTCGGCATTGCAGCATCTACAGCTTCAATAATCCTTGGTGGTGGCACCAAAGGCAAGCGTTTTGCAATGCCCAATACACGGGTTATGATTCATCAACCTCTTGGAGGAGCTAGTGGCCAGGCAATAGATGTAGAAATTCAAGCTAGAGAAGTGATGCACAATAAAGACAATGTCACAAGAATTATCTCAAATGTTACTGGTCGTTCATATGAGCAAGTTGAAAAAGATATTGACAGAGATCGCTACATGTCCCCCATAGAAGCAGTAGAATATGGAATAATTGACGGAGTTATTGATGGAGATAGCATTCTTCCTCTGGAGCCAGTCCCAGACAAGGTAAAACCAAGAATGAGTTATGAGGAGATTAGTAAAGATCCAATGAAGTTCTTGACACCAGACGTCCCTGATGACGAGATATATTAGTTTTGGAACATTTGAGCGAGAGGTACACCAGTCTGACTTCTTTCTGATTATGTGTTAATTGCATATAAGTTTGTGCCAAGGCCTGATATTTGAAAACCCAACATTTATGTAATTAAACCATAAAAGCATTGATGCTTTTTTATTCCAAAGTTTCAGTAGTTACTTCAGTTTTTCTCTTTAATAAAACTCCTACTTTTAAGTTTTTTGCTCTGAACATGATGAGTTAAAGATGGTTTTGATTTTATGTTATTGGCTGGGAGCCTGGGACATGTGTTTGAAGGTTCTGGATTTGGTTGAGAGTGCCTGGGAAGTCATGGTCTTTGAAGCAGGGATTCCTCTTCGAATTGGTTACATTAGGTTTTCAAAAGACCAACTGGTGGTGCATGCGAAAACTCTCAGCATCAAACCAGAAATGTCAAGCTATTCTTCAATCAGAAAATCCTTGCTGAGTGATATAGATTGCAGACGTCCAACTGCATTGGCGTGTTGCTAAGATAGTTGTTTGCCTACAAGTTGCAAACTCACAATAAGTGGTTTTGGTATTTCCATGAAAAATGAGAACCGTCTAGTCTTCGATTAAGTTTTGGTATTTATATAGATGTATCCATCATAGTTTGCATTTGCAAAGCTTTAATCCAATTTGCTTGTCAAAGACTCAAATGGTAAGAAGAAAATGCTATTATCTACAGCAAATGCCTTAACACTTAACAAAGGCGTTATTTAGTTTACATATTTGTATGTTAATTTGCTTTTCCCTATACTTCTCTACAATTTGAAATAAAACGTACTCGTGAACCAAAAAGAAATATAAATCTAACCGATGATATATGATCACATTCCTAACATGGCAACCTGAATGACAGATGAAGTATAGTTATCTTAATAGTAAAATCTTGACTTGATTAGGAGAGGTAAACGGTAAACCCTAGTAGAAGGGGCTCTTGCAAATCTGCAAGAAAAAAAAAAAGAAAAAAAAAGAAGGAAAAAGAAAAAGACAAACTTCCGGGTTTGGGCTCAGGAACCCGAAACAGGGAACCGGGTCTTGGTTAAGCTTTTAGAACAAGAGGGGCGCGCAACCAAAGAAACCAATGTACCTTAAACCCCTCCTCCTCTTCCTATCCCTTCTTCTCTTCTCTCTAAAGCCATGGAACCCAGTTCAAACAACAACAAGAAACCATAGCCCCACAGTTAAAGGTTGAACCTTTTTCCGAAACCCAGTTTGCAGAAACATGCGCTTTCTTCTTCATCGACCTCTTCATAAGCTTTCAGCCTTATCCTCAAGTACTTCTCTTCTTATGGCTTCCAAGCAACTCCTAAAGTCCACACCTTTCACAAACCCATCTCCTCCTTCTCCACAAACTCACCTCTTTCACTCTCACAGACTTGTTTTCTCTGCATTTCCGCCCAAACCCACCTCTAAAGCTCGACCCTTTTGCCTCAGGACTAATGGGTATTCTTATGCTTCACGTGCCACTGTGAAAGCCCCAAAACCAGGTTTGGCCCCATTGAGAATTCTCTACTTTAAGTTACATAAAGTTTGCTTAACACAGTGTTTCGAATATTGTTTAATTGTGTTTTGTGAATTCAATGTAGTTGATTTGGAGATAACAGATGAGCAGAGATGTGAGTCTCTGACGAAAAAGTTGAAGGAGATTGGCATTGATGATGAGATATGTGAACCGGCGCAGTACGGCCACTTGATCTGTCCAATGGTATGTTATCTAGTTTTGTTTCTGTGCCTGTACGCTAGTTCTTATCAGCTGTTCTTTTGAAGTGTAGTTAGTTTCGGATCGCAAAATGTAAGTTTATGGTATATAAAGGATGTTCTATACAAGTATTGTTGTGATCAGTGGTGTTGATATGAGTAGAATCAGTAGACAGAACAAAAACATTCAATGTGAGATAGGTGTTTCTTCGGAGTAGAGGGAAGTTGTTACTTTCTTGTACATGAAAGCTTAATTCGTCAATTACTTACCGTGTTCAAGATTGCCGAAAGGGAAATCCAAAACTTAACACCCATAGGAGTCCTCTCGACCCGCTGCAATCTACTCTTAAAAGTTCTCTGTCTCATACTTCAATTAACCATGGCATTTGAGAGAACCAAAGAGAATCTTTCTTGGCAATTCCCCTTTTCAGGTTGGAGATACATTTAAGGTCGGGATAGGCCATAAAATTTTGAAAAAACTCTATTCACGAGTAGATTAAGGAGATTTTTGTTTTTCGTGAATTATTTCTAGTGTAAAGACTTAAGGGAATTGGAGTGGCCATGATGTGCTACAGATCAGCTTGGAATAGTATTCGTCTTTCTTTTCTTTATCTGAGTAAGAGAAAGAATAAAAGTTCCAGTATTAATCGTATTGACTTCTCTTATGCTAGTGCAAAGGTGGTGATTCAGAGGAAAAAAGCTTATCCATTTTTATAGAAAAAGATTGGTATGCTTCTCTTCTGCTGGTGTTTTACTTACTTTTCATCCTATTTATTAACATATTACAATTTTCGTACTTATATATTGGCACTTATGAGTTCTTAGGAGTTATGCTACTTGGCAGTGCCACCGCCGAAAATGTGATTGGAAAGGTAGAACAATGGTATGATGGTTTCTGCATCCAAGTTCTGTTTGGAATAAATGTATATTACAATATATTGCAATCGATGGATACGAGAGTCACTGGGCTACTGTTACCCTTTATTTGCAGGCTTTTGCAGGAAGCAAGTCTTCTTATAAAAAATCAAAGAATAGCACGACAGATAAGAC from Fragaria vesca subsp. vesca linkage group LG3, FraVesHawaii_1.0, whole genome shotgun sequence harbors:
- the LOC101299455 gene encoding ATP-dependent Clp protease proteolytic subunit 4, chloroplastic-like, which translates into the protein MDVLSVSSPLFSSTPKLSHTFSPKPISLFPSSSSSRLPTIKSVSLQTPKPSFSFSKAHSTNPSVLLSSAPQTPATAMRGAEGDAMGLLLRERIVFLGSSIDDFVADSIISQLLLLDAQDPKKDIKLFINSTGGSLSATMAIYDVVQLVRADVSTIALGIAASTASIILGGGTKGKRFAMPNTRVMIHQPLGGASGQAIDVEIQAREVMHNKDNVTRIISNVTGRSYEQVEKDIDRDRYMSPIEAVEYGIIDGVIDGDSILPLEPVPDKVKPRMSYEEISKDPMKFLTPDVPDDEIY